Proteins co-encoded in one Setaria viridis chromosome 9, Setaria_viridis_v4.0, whole genome shotgun sequence genomic window:
- the LOC117835275 gene encoding uncharacterized protein, with translation MNAGNFIGRVRRAPGQRRIARLHILAGPGAGTVREIPIPASSSRFGDYDNYIPGASSMSRLFDLHDFELGAALLDYDELPAAAGHGRRSKRARVAATSEDIMGLPEVTGRSRSGEECAVCLQDFGADEKLRAMPCSHAFHQHCISEWLRRKAVCPLCRHRLHTEDDDEQIS, from the coding sequence ATGAACGCCGGTAATTTCATCGGGCGAGTTCGTCGAGCGCCAGGCCAACGCCGAATAGCGCGCCTGCATATCCTTGCTGGCCCGGGGGCCGGGACGGTGCGGGAGATCCCCATccccgcgtcctcctcccgatTCGGCGATTACGACAATTACATCCCCGGCGCCAGCTCAATGTCGCGCTTGTTCGACCTTCATGATTTCGAACTGGGCGCCGCTTTGTTAGATTATGACgagctgcccgccgccgccggtcatgGCCGCAGGAGCAAGCGCGCTCGCGTCGCCGCCACCAGCGAGGACATCATGGGCCTGCCGGAGGTGACGGGTCGCTCTCGCTCGGGGGAGGAGTGCGCCGTCTGCCTGCAGGACTTCGGCGCCGACGAGAAGCTGAGGGCGATGCCTTGCTCCCACGCCTTCCACCAGCACTGCATCTCCGAGTGGCTCCGCCGTAAGGCCGTCTGCCCGCTCTGTCGCCACAGGCTGCACACTGAGGATGATGACGAGCAGATTAGTTGA